The Watersipora subatra chromosome 7, tzWatSuba1.1, whole genome shotgun sequence genomic interval CCTTCTTCACGGATGTAAAGACTAAAACAACAAGATCAGAAACCCTGTCGGTTACCAAAGAAGAATGTTTGACCATGGTCAACACCCATCAATGCAAATTTGGCACTCTCACGGGAGGAAATGGTGTCTATATGACCCAAAACCCCACTAATGGCAAGTATCTATATTGTTGTGAGCAAAACGACTTCAGCGCTGACCAATGTAGCACCATCCAAACCTCTGTGTACACGAGGCATAGAGCCGCAAACTTCGAGTCACCCGCAGGAGACTTGTCCTACTGCAACTATGATCATGGTAGTTGTCTATTGGCGGATGGCACTATGCTTGTTTGGGAGAAAAATGCAAACGCCACATGCGAGTTTGAGCCAGACTTTCAGGTCAATGGCACCTACTTTGATGAGCATTTCGTAAATGATGATTTTAATCTGGCTTTCACCTCTAAACACGGACTCCATCACCATAAAGACTGCCAAAGAAACGTTGCTTCGCTAACTGACCAAAGACTACTTGTGAGGTTTCTGACACCTCTGCCCAACGTAACCTTAGCCGACCAGGTCAAAGATGAATACACGGCATGGGGTGACGACACAGCCAAAAGATGGCTACTGATTTGGCCACGTCTCAACGCAAGCAGTTTTGGGATAACTACTCCTACACCTGCCATAACGTCACAGCTACCTTAAAGGCTGTATATCTGCTGATGTCCCAACATCCTACCATTAGTGCACGATATGTGCTACAAAATCCAAACAACTGCTAAAGCTGGCCCAAGTTTTGTGCAGGTATACCCATGTACCCAACTGACCTCGAACATGTTCCAATTCCTAGCTATGCCAAATGACAATTACACGGAGTAGCTACCTATTAACGTAACGCTTGGCGGCAGGACACATGTGGGGTTCCTGGACCCACTACAGAACATAGTTCACTCAAACAGCATGCTAGTAAAATGTGAATCGCGAGATGAGTCGCTAGTGCAGCTGAATAATACCATTTATAAGTACAAACTAGATGGCACTCTAAAATTGGCGCATTCCATTTATAATCTCACTCTGCCAAACATACACCTGAATGCTCATCCCGTTGAAATACATGAAGGCATATTCAGCCTCACACATCGCTTGAACTGGCAAGAGTTCAGTGACCACGGTTCGATGAATTACATGCTGGCGACACTCAGCAGACAACATCAGGTCCTGCAAGCCATCGGAATATTTACATCGCCACATAGGACTTTTGAAGAAAATGTAGGGGAGCCAAAAGAGGAAGTTCTGGGGCGATATTTTATGGTTTTCCTATTTGAAGGACATGTCGCCTCTGGCTTatattaaaggtaatattttgagtactcattaatacatgtactaattaatagaattataactttttactatcaccaatcatcgttttataattttttaccatttcacctagctatatttgcttcaaattttctttggcagttttagctagtaaattagatctatgattagactttagatgttcacttctcacttgtaaaaataaaggaaaatcgattgatcaatgcacatctttaacttccagaaccaaagcttcgaatcgttggcttggcgtacttatgcttttgttaaacatttattcatttttaaaattacactcgcaatctaactcccaatttgaaagctttcagtagatacgcaaTAGAATAACacatctatgaatgacataccgatatatttattgcatttgttttatttattacaggATGTTAATGTGGTTCCACCAGCGAaacagctttgtcagtgtggaaactgccataaatgggaaagagagacttgaatgtgtgctgcataaaccatgatgtttgtttgagtttgctgcagtagatgaatttgtcctattgtatgagctgaaactatgtgagtggccacgacttgatggatatttttaatagaagCTTTATGCTGAAATGGAAATCTTTGgcttgtaaaattatataataaaataatatggttGAACatgatgcaaaacatgatttgcagaacactGAATACATCATAGAcctctgtgctgaaatcttgtctgataaatggatttatgaagtacaatcagagctgtattgacatgtacttttgcatagctcgaccatttgttcagtacttgaatcaactaatcaaatgtgaccagtgaatttttttccaCAAATtaataccaataatgactcgataacgttgactGTACAATGTACATCACTTtcagggatgcagttggtttcgccacatattcttttcagaGATACAGCTTGCTcattttacttagtaactagtttccggtgtaGCAGCGATGGAACTGTGCCAGtacaaagaccttattataCTTAGTCTGATTGtcataattaccgtagaccggtagaattggtagttggtACTAAGATGGTTACACAGgatttagaggaaactaatatgacaagtttttaatttcccttatttgagtcgcttgagacattgataataatgtatctgtagctggatttaaaattttattctagccaacatgaggaAATACAAGACAAAATATATGCCAACAGAGCCGCATatgactagacttttatcgcaatagccgatgtgaatacgataGATAGAGATAGggtgtatcacgcgttacatcattttgggaaAGTccgggcatgtttttttggcctgagcgtttttaccgcgatcaattttttctatttcaatcttcaaatatcttgacactgagatcgcctaacacaacaaacaacatatcaactgatggacaaaaaaatactttttttaaaaatcaactcaaatttggcGCAACACATCTTTAAGGCCATAATAGCTGTTTGCGTATAGGCTTATTCTGTGTCAGCTAGTTCTAAAGATATTTCGGGGGCATTAGGAAAAGGCATCGATTCAATTCTCTTCAAAAAATTAAGAATTGTGTTCAAGAAAACATGGTCATCAGAAGTATCTCAGGCCCAATGTGGAAGAATTTCACTAACACTAGCGCTATTTTTCTGTTTATCCATCTTAAACCGGAAAAAAAACTTTGGAACCTGCAATTTTATGCAATGATTTCTGAGAAAAAGAAACATTAACTGgttcatttttttgtaaaaagatAATCCAATATCCTAAATTAATTGTGGTAAAGTTTTGGGTAGCTCTGTTAACTCGGTGATTCACGATAAATGTTTTTCTATAGGTATCAAGGCGAGCTGTTATAAAGGCTTTTCATAACAAAGGAGTTAAGAGGATATTCACAAAATAACAACCAATAAATATAAGCATGACAATATAAACGCAAAAATAATCACAGCTTTTTGGATAACTAGCGTGTATATACCTAACAAATTTATAGTTATttgtacaaaacaacaaaaacgtCATAACTAAGCTTATTGTAAATGCGCAGGCAAACCAAGGAACTGTACTATATTAGTGCGTAGTACAAATtattgaccaataaaatatacaaataaatgtcGAGGTCTTTTGCAAATGTGTATGGCTGGCAATATCAGACTGCGCGAACATCTTCGCTTCATCATGTAACAAATAACAGATGGTTTACTTAGGATATCACTGACTATCAGTGATGGAGTTTCCATCACTGACAGATTTTCCATCAATGCTGTAATATAATGTAAGCATagttagtagtaataataaaggGAAGCATTGGTGCATTTTGACTTAAGTCgttttgcttattgaaaataaaaaatcgAGTCAATTCGTCTATGGTGACAGTAAAGACTTAATTAAATTCTTACTGGTAGGATGCTCCGAGGCAATGCAATTCTATAGTAAGTAAAATATACCAGAGAATCGATTCAATTCATATGTGAGATGAGCCTCAAGGGTTGCTAAAGTAAAAGTGTTAAATGAATATCTTTATCATTGAACACAACCATTTGAGTATTTAATATAACTTCAGGTTTTAATAAAACATCTAAGATAATCTCGGCAACTTGACCCTCAAAATCCGAACAAGAATATAAGTATTTTAGAGGCAGTCAATCATCAAATTAAGCTTGGCCTGGATAAGACAGGGATGATCACCTGTGTTGCATGAAAGAACTGCATAAGGGAATTCCCTCACCGTTTACATATAACAGTGTGCAATATAGCAGCTTgggaaaaatgattaaaaatagagAGGTGCTCAGTTGAGCAAATGGTTTGGATGACTCAACTAACAGACATGCGCGTAAATGTCGCAATATTCACTCTTGCTAAATCTTTGAAAACACCCAGTCTTtcttaaacatacatgtacatttttagCATATGCATATTTTGCACATTATATAGCTTTATCAATGACTAATCCATCATTACCGTGTTCAGTTCAGTTTACGCTGGTATTTGTATGAAGCGCAGTGCTGACTTAGTATTATCAAGGCTTAGCTAATgtcaaattgttaaaaaaaattattgtatctGTATTGTCAATTCTCAGCGCTATTTTCTCAATCCAGTACTTGCAGCGTGGGGATGAGAAATGAATATGTTCGCGGGTTGTAGCGAGTTAGAGTGGAGCGAACATTTCTCTGATGGGATATTTCTACCGTACATACCGCATGCCTAGGGCGCACGACTTTTCTGATGGGAACTAGCTTTTACCCCTCACATCGGCGCAACTGCCGCAATCGATATCCGTCTGTTGAATGCCCTAGTATATAGCaaggtcaggtataattgcagtggctcaaaacctggtcagtttctgggtcgttttgtagaggtggagcttaatccggaaatgcaaatgttttgtcggcactaagcgacgaggttttaagcaagtgccaatgtttagtcggttagaaattgagtcagtaatctttttatttttttgtaacaaaataaagcataaacatcgttttagacaaatctttaatcaaaaatatgagatctttcatcaaactagcataacgtattcacatagttgtttatcgtagttttgtcgtgttaagacgaaatagtaacatgctcacgaaacggaaaaaaatcttctcaaaaatacatcattaattattctgtattcgtttatacagtgtgtatgaaaaatgtCTTACATACGTTttaatatgattgcacttacatgtatgtaacgcggtattatataagttattgaatatttgtgattatgttctaaccaaataaaatgcacattgaaacaattgtctactttgctaccattctgagagctaaagaagattctatttcattttagtgtaactatttatgttagcgtatcgtaagacaaagattgtgaaaaggcaacagaagacattagtctatcttatctttactacaaacaccgacttctccaacaactaactttgtttagattttgaacatgaccgcactctgtaggtattcatttgtcaatttgcttatatatttattatttatgtacagcattgtgtgaccaaaaaaattttcttgatttgttgggcaaaaaatattttctttttgttggcatgatgatgtattttcttgctccaatataaataatgcatgtggcaattgttgtgcatcattgttagcagcttttccgttacctccacaagcacaatgtagccaattctggaaaatcagagggcagcacacacaaaaccttcagcatgatgtatgtctattggcattgctgacATTATACAgcatacattgtttgaaaagtcgatgcgcaatgacaaaatgtctggtgatggaccactggaacaatgatgggaagtaggttgttttagttatcggacgaatctatcatgataaatcgtaaagtttaataattttactttatttgatataaaaagaaaatgttgcacataacttaattactaccacatcagcaccaaagccataaaaggcctttaacaggcacaaatgagaacagaataacacagtagaaaagggctacatatactacatgtagatatgtgaaaataagtgaatataagtctggtttattttaaaaaaaatcagtgttgaaaatcctgaatgttttatgtatgtaggtatgttttaatttgatcaatatattcactcaaaattgagcacagtacaagctgaaacagttcgagattttgcatataaaagtattcctatctagaacaagtttgttttctatggctgcagatgaattggcaatgaggtagagggcacgccagatgccGTCTGGCGTGACTtcccttcattgccagttcacccacagctatGGGGAACAAACTTGCtctatgcctatctagatattgcttgtattagaaagcctcaggaagcatttttgctctgtcatttcttactccctgcaaactcctcttggagatccttgatctaaaataaaaacaatcatagcatgtgtatttacatctccttgaacttgtaaagtactgtgaatgcagtattcaagtggcattatttgcgaCAATTTTTTACTTTGACAGGAAtactatttgttaatttaatgaagtagattggaaagttacattggacattgtgattagctggaaggtaatttggcgatctcaaagaaccggacaaatctgcttttgctagttcctgactttattactgtttttacagtagttttatttcacaattatttcctggcttcatatatcttctccaatcctacattgctcaactgacttagcccatagagttgacttgtacaagacaacagcgaaattagtccaagtactcagtctatgaatcggatggtgttgtggcaccttgttatcaatttttcaaagagttgataactccagagatgctcccaaatcctgattagagatttgaacattacatcaaatcaccaatcatgagattggcatcaaagcaccataaaaatggattacccagtttgtaaattaaatcaaattaaaaccatcaattacatagtggatgatggttttaatttcattttatttgaaagctgagcagtcacccttctaagtgatttgatttggagcaaaacgcatgccagcgatttgatatgttttacaaatctggaatcaaagacttgggagcatcgctgcacaactctctccaattcagacactgagcacttacactaaagtgacacaaaagcatcatgcaacagggttctaattttaaaactgagttactgaatattaccactcaccggactgttaggtatgaaagtaacatcaggtgtctgagttacatctataatgctgtcgtttgtggcgtttcgtagatgctccccacatctatggaagctcacatagcctctgctcttactcctacccgtcctgagcaagcactgcgtttcctccttatcttgagctataaatcagaatgctcgaggcattgaacgtttggctgggtgtgaacaggcaacttaacaaatatcgcagttggcagcaaataatttgtttctgaaacctaatcctgcctacacaaggggttcttctgcattatcctactataacttcacatttttctagctactaatctagggctataaatggcttgaagatccgcctaccaatgaaattccacatttaaccataattaatattgcacgatttgcctaaaattttattgctggttatgtgagtgagtacctccgtgttactatcagatgtattgtcttgaggatgcggtctctttgttggattctgtgactaaaaatataaacaatacgtaaattatgtatatcgacaccatgtgacaacatatatgaatttatgcacatgtatagcatatttatatttgtgggcacaatctaactaaattcaaattggcaaaagagtccaaacaaaggccttgttgccagggctccaaaataagcattcattttatcttgcttttaatgattgtttttgcaaaatttaggtgtgaaatattcaatgtaaaataaaatattacgtccaagtttaaccaaaggtgtgaactgcgatataatactatctagcgcatgtgtgaggcctcgggatgagaaattctcaagaaaaatgagacagattgccgtaaacttcactggctattgggtcaaggatatggtatctgagcattccaatcaagtccgtgtttctttgcaattctaccaaatttctatgacagtgtagatgaattaaaagaagagaaaatgtttttgaactttgatgtactgtgagaccgaaagcaaagtatcgaatacagcttagacatgtcgcaaccctcacagtagtgtagacttagatttactgcattctctgattttggcttacaagaatataaatgtgcacgcatgcttttgttacaagatagctatttcagaaataaaacaatttaaaatccataaaagtaataaatattattcatcatctctatgtaaaatccatactatactatctgtgcatttgcaaagacatagaaggatagccctgtctaaatatattggacatacaatgaccaagttttgctgtccaaaaatatcccttataataggctgagtaaaatattcttggtgtaccggtaacttaccctccgctgttctttgtacttttccttctgggtttgctgtctttcagggccatacatgcagccatactctttttcttcgccatactctttttcttcgccatacatacatacatacatacaatagccttgactgtcatgGATGATGTTCTtacctctccaaatatcttcaccttgctaaattagagcagataaaattttaaaattaagaaacatggtacagattttttagattcattggctgaagacgttgtaggtttttagccttacttgattgctaacactcaattgggaactaactgctgcatgtatatgatgcttgatacatttattgcttgcttgattgtagttattaatatatacaatgatttttaatgtcatctcaattgcatgccaatgcttgtacactgaagcccatgtatatcttctaatcaaggctgcactataagcttgatcgtaatccactgcatgtctgtatatacccgaatatccacttcgtcaaattaagcttaagagttgagtgtctatagagagtaatcctttattgctgagacttagatggtgtgtatccagtgtgagttgctagtgaactgatgaaaattgtgtcaactctgcttcaagtagggcctgtgacgtcatagatcacatggtacaaaaataaaccaaaaagggcttcataaaactgcagcataaaaacatataagctactattgacatgtacttctattgcacaacaaccaagcataggcctacattttacaatcaaggttacacttcaacgtcaaggttacactaaaatatccgaggtataaaatgttcattttcaacgcaagatcacaaattaggcagtgaagaaaaagtgctttaaggatatgagattaccttcaaaaagtctttcatgcttgttgaatatgccgtcctcatggtttgtgtaaaacttgttgccatattcgatttcatgggctttgataGCTTGCTCAGACTCGTCTAACAATGAGGCAAGAAGGAGCGGCATAATGtttaaatgcactgcaattaaaaatatatatttggtaggccctcaggctcctcgtagaagttgactgtcgtcagtgatcatgtcattcagctatcgaggcttcgataacctaccgacatgattgccgactacaggcacgggaggcctgtaggtaggtCTATATAGAAGATaaaatgatgaatacaaaaagtcagttatgaatacatgatgacccactgaggtcttgaagcaatatgaatatgcagtgcatttcaattaattttttaagacaaattgcaagcagtaagcgactctgactactgaggactactgatcacaggcaggctgtctagtccaaaaatataactgccctgcattgcagaagactacaaaaacttgctttaccttgcctcctctcctacactttttgtgaaccaaacagatgagatacagcctaggcctggcggtgctactgacagcgcaccattgtagtaacaagttcaaataaaatttgagatacacaattaaatggttgttccttaggtagctacatactgtcgttgtttcaaaatgtgctacagttgagacttggtagtaatataaagttagttgttaaaaaagtgtgtgcttgcagcaaatacagtaaagataaaaaactgatgtcttctgttgccttcatttttacaatcaatgcctaacgagatgctaatactaatatttacagtgaattaaaatagaatcattt includes:
- the LOC137399877 gene encoding uncharacterized protein, coding for MKSNMATSFTQTMRTAYSTSMKDFLKQGEDIWRGKNIIHDSQGYCMYVCMYGEEKEYGEEKEYGCMYGPERQQTQKEKYKEQRRSQNPTKRPHPQDNTSDSNTELKIRRKRSACSGRVGVRAEAM